GGTAATACAGGTCAAGTGACATCTAGAAAGATTAAAAAAAATTCTATTCGTTGGGGCAGGAGCTGTCGGAGGTTATTTTGGTGGACGTCTTTGCAAGTCTGGTGCGGATGCCACTTTTTTTGTCCGTCCGGAGACCTATGATCATATTTCCGGGAATTGTCTGACGATTAAGAGTATTCATGGCGATTTCTGGGTTCATCCCTTCCTTATTCACAACATTTCACAAATATCTTCAGTGGATCTCGTTGTTTTAGCCGTCAAATGTTATGACATTCTTCCGGTCCTCAAGGAGATTGCACCACTTGTTGAAAAGGGAGCGGTGATTCTCACCCTGCAAAATGGTGTGGATATCGAAGAACAGGTCTTGTCTTATTATAAACGCGAATGTGTGGTCGCGGGCTTGGCTTATATTACGGCCAGGCTGGCTTCCCCAGGGGTGATAGAACATTACAGGCGGGGGATGATTTCCCTGGGAGAGTTGTCAGCAGAGAAGAGTGATCGCGCCACCCAGATTTATGACTTGTTTTCGAAGGCCGGAATTTCATACACTTTGAGAAGCAGAATTCTAAAGGCAAAATGGGAAAAATTGTGCTGGAATGCAACCTTCAACCCCTTATCTGTTATTCTCGATGCACCCATCTCGCTGATATTGGATTCTCCTTCGTTATTGGAGATTGTCCGAAGGGGAATTTCCGAGGTGATGGATGTGGCATCTGCGGAAGGGATCCGCCTGAATCCAGACACCATCCGTGAGACGATTTCATCATCAAACCCGTTTAGAAATTACCATACGTCGATGTATGAAGATTACAAGAATGGAAAACAGACTGAAATAGAATACCTGAATGGTGCGATCATCCGCCGAGGGAAGAAAGTAAATATTCCCACTCCAACGCATCAGATGTTGTATCCTTTGGTGAAGGGATTGGTCATGAATCGATCCTTAAGAAGCTCGGACACGCCGCAGGATGGATCAGATCGGGAATCCGGGCTTGTCCATGAAAAAGAGAGTTGAAGGTCGAATGATCAAAGGGGTTTTTTTTGATGCAGGAGGGACTCTGTTTGATGTAAAAGGCGGTGTGGGAATCCAATACAGTCGCATCGCAGGGAAACATGGGGTTCAAGTTGACCCGCTTGTATTAAATAATCGTTTTAAAAAAGTATTTGAACTTACCCGCCCTCTGGCCTTTCCAGGGGCGGGTGAGCATGAGAGAAATGGCTTGGAGCGGAATTGGTGGCGACAAGTTGTCCGTCAGGTTTTTGAAGGGATTCCATTTCCATCCTTTGAAGCATTTTTTGATGAAGTATACTTTTTTTTTGCCGGTCCGGAAGGATGGGTTCTTTTTTCAGAGACGATTGA
This genomic stretch from Candidatus Manganitrophaceae bacterium harbors:
- a CDS encoding ketopantoate reductase family protein produces the protein MLFVGAGAVGGYFGGRLCKSGADATFFVRPETYDHISGNCLTIKSIHGDFWVHPFLIHNISQISSVDLVVLAVKCYDILPVLKEIAPLVEKGAVILTLQNGVDIEEQVLSYYKRECVVAGLAYITARLASPGVIEHYRRGMISLGELSAEKSDRATQIYDLFSKAGISYTLRSRILKAKWEKLCWNATFNPLSVILDAPISLILDSPSLLEIVRRGISEVMDVASAEGIRLNPDTIRETISSSNPFRNYHTSMYEDYKNGKQTEIEYLNGAIIRRGKKVNIPTPTHQMLYPLVKGLVMNRSLRSSDTPQDGSDRESGLVHEKES
- a CDS encoding HAD family hydrolase, with the translated sequence MDQIGNPGLSMKKRVEGRMIKGVFFDAGGTLFDVKGGVGIQYSRIAGKHGVQVDPLVLNNRFKKVFELTRPLAFPGAGEHERNGLERNWWRQVVRQVFEGIPFPSFEAFFDEVYFFFAGPEGWVLFSETIEVLEGLHARSYYIGVISNFDSRLESICQALNISRYFSEIFFSSRHGMAKPSPEIFAAALGAANISPSESIYVGDSIHNDIRGALSIGMKPLLVDRTNDHREREDIDRISSLRGVFRYI